TAGTTTCAAATATTGTTAATATTAAGTACATAATGACACAGAAAGGACTCGTATGAACAGTGAGCTGATAAACCAATCTACTCATCTAGAACTAGAAGAGCTTGGAATTTGCTCTTCAGCTTCAACTACTGCAGATAATAATTACAAGAATAAAAAGCTTATTAGATCTTTTATATAATAAGCAAGGCCCAAAATCACGTGCGTGAAATCACATGATAAGGTCAAAATCACATGAGCTGCTTGGAGATTATAGAAGGAaactcatttgaaaattgttaagttatataagaaaaagaaaacacccATTTTCCATTTTGGCAAAATCaggaaataaaatatttgtcaACCAAATATTTTAtgctaatttatttaatttctctatacgCTAATTTTCCCCTTTATAATTAGTACACAAGGAACAAGCCCAAGACTGAAAATGGACAGTTTCATACCACAACCTAGCAAAAGAGCAAGAATATAAAACAGATCAGTCAATCGTTCAACACAATTTGAAAGGTAATCAGGCAACATCGACAGCCAAAATCAAGGAATCTAGGCAAGATGTTAAACTttaatataaatactaaaacaatatataagagaaagacagCAAATATCAACAACATAACAATGTCTAAGCAAAGCAACCACATCATTTAAACTAGGATTGACAATTGCAAAATTACCACCATGAAGATAAAAATTACAAGCAAAAATAGTTCAAGTTGCATGATTTTCATGTTATGAACGTTTTCAGAAAATGTAAATAAGCAGGAAATGGGGGAAAAAATTTCTTCTTACAAATTTCCCCAAGATATCAATATCCATTTAGCACATTCTCTAACAAGCCCATTCCTTGCCAAGTGATCAGTGTAACAATGGTCAGTCCATGAGCATCACAGCCAGTTGATGCTCAATCCAATGCAGCACAGAGCCTTGGGACTAGGTGGTGATATCATTGACAGCACATTTGCAAGTCTTGCTGACCTAACCTGCTTCTTAGTGCTGCACCAGTAATATCAATCCAGTGTGCAAAATTAAAGGAACTTGAATCAGTAGCAAGTACACTGGAGAAGAGAACCCTCGCAAATGtgcaaaagagaaagaagaggaagagatgGAGAGAAGTAGAAAACACAAGACAAAGATGACACCTCAACTCCCTCATGATCCACTGAATTACAATAGACTGATTGATGCCACAAACCACAAAATTGTCAGCCTAATAAATGGAAGCATCAAATCTTGGCTCGTAGAAACACACCTGACTGTTATATGACTGAAGGGCACACCCAGCAATCCAAGACCAAACCTTCTTATCTACATCATATAGAAGGTTCTTTCCCTGGTTCCAAGATGTGAAGCAGATCAAATTATCCTGTCCAAAGCACTCAAATCTCTCTGCTGATAACCTCAACAAAGCCCGAAAATACTTCGGTGGCATCCTGCTGATCTCCACCCACATAACCTTTGTGTGATCCAACTCCCAAATTCTCATACTCTGAAGAGTACTATAGAGGCCAATTCTTCCAACTAGAAACAGTCGCTTCTGAGTTCCAGCCACCAAATAGCCGTCCAACAAAGACCGTGGGAACTTGGCTGGAATGTGTTCCCAGTAACCTGTGTCAAGCCGATACATCATCAAACCCAATGGTGAAAGAGTTTCCAGATACAATCTGGAGTCGCAGTATGCCATCTTTGAAGAACACAGATTGACTGCAGGCATTATTTGGTGGAGTGACCATCTGTCAAGCCTTGAATCATACACTTCAGTGGGCAATGACTTATCACCATAAATATCACTTGTGGCTATCACTTTAAAAAACCTATCTGTTCTATCAACAACCAATATCAATTGTCTTTGTTGATTATAATGCATGCTTGGCAATGTTCTCCAAGTTTGAGTGAGAGGATTACAAACTAAAGTTTTGAAAGTTAGCCCATCAAGCCCCGAAAAGCAAACAAGGCCCCCTGAAGAACCAACCAACCAAAATGCCCACTGTGGTAAAAATGTGAAAGGAATTCTGTACCAAGTTTTCAAAGGCAAGCTAAAAACTGAGCATTGTGGTGTCTGTGAATTTTTCCAAAATGTCAACAGACAAGGTCCATGAGATGGCACCTGTGAGTGAAATTTAAGAAAACTGCTGTCTTGAAGAATAGAATTCCATCTTCTACAAACTGAACGGAGACGAAATATCATAAAAGGAGGAACCCTAGCCAAAATCTCATTCAGTAGATCTTCAGGCAACATTGCCCATATGTTATCCTCCATTTGAACGTCAGGGTAAACAGCTTTGACAAATGTAGCTGCTGTTTCCTCATCTAAACCCCGTGGTTTAGTCTTAATTGCCTTCTGCCTAGAAGGACTGGTATTTCTTGATCCAACTCGGCCCAAAGGGCTTGTATTCCTGGATCCACCAATCCTAATCGGTGAAACTTGCCTTGGACAAGCATCATCATCGCGCAAACTCCCACTTTTTGACAACTTGGGACTAGATAGAGAAGATCCAGATTCAGATGATTCTCCAACACCAtccatattaataaattttcaaaaccCTAATCCACAAAACAGCAATAAAAATCTCAATATCCTAATTGCCACGTGAAAAGCCTTAACAAAATTCGAAATGCAAGCCCTAGTTCATGAATGCAAGcaagagattaaaaaaaaaaaaaatttcaagcccaggtaaaaattttatgaatcaAGTAAAAAACCCATTAATCCAAACCCCAGAACTGAAGCAAAAAAATCTACCCCAGTTCAGATAACATTTCAGATCAAAACCCCCAGTATGCAGCGAGATCCAAAATTGACTATTTTGCAAAAGAGAAATCGATTGAAATAAACAGACATCATAATATTGAGCAGAGATCAATGCCAGAACATAAAGATGGAAGCTTGAGGGTGAGTGACTTAGAAGTCATTACCTTCGGATTGAAGAATTACGAATTCCTCCTGGTGAGGAAGATGAACAGCTTGTCAGAGCAaagaagtaaaatttaaaaaaatcctgACATAAAAATGGAAGAAGCAACCTAACCTCAGAGCTATTTTGTTTTGTCACTATTTGGGAAATGGTCTTGTGGGTGTAATCTGGTAAAAAAGCTATGTAATTGTGTGACACATTAGATCAAATGAACACTGGTTCAAAACCTGAGGTAGATAATGAGACCATGACCCTTAGATTTATTGCCAAAATGGCAATGTATACCTGGCCCACTAATGCTGGAAGATGGGTTGCCAGAGATTGTTTTCCTATTATTcttaacaaattttaaaaatttgaattactATAAACTAAAACAGACActaaatcataaatttaataaaaattactaaatttaaatttctgaTTTTTATCCTATAATGTATAATTATATGTATGTTTAGGGCACTGGGGGTGTTGGTGTGATTGGGCTCCACTAATGCTTGTAGTTGTAGAGGTTGATGGTTGAGgctaaataaataaagagagcAGATATCAGAAAATGGGTCTACCAAAAATGCATCTTCAAGTCCAAGTCTGACATCAAAATTGAACTCCCAACCGATATGTGATTCATTGGCTTGGACTAAGAAAAGTGAAAAGCAATTGTGAATTTGTTCAATTTCATACTAAAATAAATTtgctttgaaattttattataagtaaaaaaattttgtattttttatttaaaaaaatattaaaaaattat
The Manihot esculenta cultivar AM560-2 chromosome 1, M.esculenta_v8, whole genome shotgun sequence genome window above contains:
- the LOC110617249 gene encoding F-box/kelch-repeat protein At5g15710 produces the protein MDGVGESSESGSSLSSPKLSKSGSLRDDDACPRQVSPIRIGGSRNTSPLGRVGSRNTSPSRQKAIKTKPRGLDEETAATFVKAVYPDVQMEDNIWAMLPEDLLNEILARVPPFMIFRLRSVCRRWNSILQDSSFLKFHSQVPSHGPCLLTFWKNSQTPQCSVFSLPLKTWYRIPFTFLPQWAFWLVGSSGGLVCFSGLDGLTFKTLVCNPLTQTWRTLPSMHYNQQRQLILVVDRTDRFFKVIATSDIYGDKSLPTEVYDSRLDRWSLHQIMPAVNLCSSKMAYCDSRLYLETLSPLGLMMYRLDTGYWEHIPAKFPRSLLDGYLVAGTQKRLFLVGRIGLYSTLQSMRIWELDHTKVMWVEISRMPPKYFRALLRLSAERFECFGQDNLICFTSWNQGKNLLYDVDKKVWSWIAGCALQSYNSQVCFYEPRFDASIY